Proteins encoded by one window of Streptomyces clavuligerus:
- a CDS encoding ferredoxin, with amino-acid sequence MTVQHEAPSDGPAEALEVWIDQDLCTGDGICAQYAPDVFELDIDGLAYVKSTDDELLQEPGATAPVPLPLLRDVVDSAKDCPGDCIHVRRVADRVEVYGPDAE; translated from the coding sequence ATGACCGTGCAGCACGAGGCCCCGTCCGATGGCCCCGCGGAGGCTCTGGAGGTCTGGATCGACCAGGATCTCTGCACCGGGGACGGGATCTGTGCTCAGTACGCCCCCGATGTGTTCGAGCTGGACATCGACGGTCTGGCCTATGTGAAGAGCACGGACGACGAGCTGTTGCAGGAGCCGGGGGCGACGGCGCCGGTGCCGCTGCCGCTGCTGCGGGACGTGGTCGACTCGGCGAAGGACTGCCCCGGGGACTGCATCCATGTCCGCCGGGTCGCGGACCGGGTCGAGGTGTACGGGCCGGACGCCGAGTAG
- the arc gene encoding proteasome ATPase has product MAAHDDDIDRGIRPGRGSEDPAGQVAYLEQEIAVLRRKLADSPRHTRILEERIVELQTNLAGVSAQNERLANTLREARDQIVALKEEVDRLAQPPAGFGVFLHANEDDTCDIFTGGRKLRVNVSPSVDVDELRRGQEVMLNEALNVVEAMAFERAGDIVTLKEVLEDGERALVVGHTDEERVVRLAEPLLSTTVRPGDALLLEPRSGYVYEVVPKSEVEELVLEEVPDVDYEKIGGLGDQIELIRDAVELPYLHPDLFKEHELRPPKGILLYGPPGCGKTLIAKAVANSLAKKVAEVTGQPAGKSYFLNIKGPELLNKYVGETERHIRLVFQRAREKASEGTPVIVFFDEMESLFRTRGSGVSSDVENTIVPQLLAEIDGVEGLENVIVIGASNREDMIDPAILRPGRLDVKIKIERPDAEAAKDIFAKYLTATLPLHGDDLAEHNGSKEAAAHAMIQSVVEQMYAETEENRFLEVTYANGDKEVLYFKDFNSGAMIQNIVDRAKKMAIKAFLDHHQKGIRVSHLLQACVDEFKENEDLPNTTNPDDWARISGKKGERIVFIRTLVTGKQGADTGRSIDTVANTGQYL; this is encoded by the coding sequence GTGGCAGCCCACGACGACGACATCGACCGCGGCATCCGGCCGGGGCGGGGGTCCGAAGACCCCGCCGGTCAGGTTGCCTATCTGGAGCAGGAAATCGCCGTCCTGCGCCGCAAGCTCGCCGACTCTCCGCGCCACACGAGGATTCTCGAAGAGCGCATCGTCGAGCTCCAGACCAACCTGGCCGGCGTGTCCGCACAGAACGAACGGCTCGCGAACACCCTCCGTGAGGCCCGCGACCAGATCGTGGCCCTCAAGGAGGAGGTCGACCGGCTCGCCCAGCCGCCGGCCGGCTTCGGAGTCTTCCTGCACGCCAACGAGGACGACACCTGCGACATCTTCACCGGAGGCCGCAAGCTCAGGGTCAACGTCAGCCCCAGTGTGGACGTGGACGAGCTGCGCCGGGGCCAGGAGGTCATGCTCAACGAGGCGCTCAACGTGGTCGAGGCCATGGCCTTCGAGCGCGCCGGGGACATCGTCACCCTCAAGGAGGTCCTGGAGGACGGCGAGCGCGCCCTGGTCGTCGGCCACACCGACGAGGAGCGCGTGGTCCGCCTCGCGGAGCCCCTGCTGAGCACCACCGTCCGCCCCGGGGACGCCCTCCTCCTCGAACCCCGCTCCGGCTACGTCTACGAGGTCGTGCCCAAGAGCGAGGTCGAGGAACTGGTCCTCGAAGAGGTCCCCGACGTCGACTACGAGAAGATCGGCGGCCTCGGCGACCAGATCGAGCTGATCCGCGACGCGGTCGAGCTCCCCTATCTCCACCCCGACCTCTTCAAGGAACACGAGCTGCGGCCCCCCAAGGGCATCCTGCTCTACGGCCCGCCCGGCTGCGGCAAGACGCTCATCGCCAAGGCGGTCGCCAACTCCCTCGCCAAGAAGGTCGCCGAGGTGACGGGGCAGCCCGCGGGCAAGAGCTACTTCCTCAACATCAAGGGCCCCGAACTCCTCAACAAGTACGTCGGCGAGACCGAGCGCCATATCCGGCTGGTCTTCCAGCGGGCCCGGGAGAAGGCGAGCGAGGGCACCCCTGTCATCGTCTTCTTCGACGAGATGGAATCGCTCTTCCGCACCCGTGGCTCCGGTGTCAGCTCGGACGTGGAGAACACCATCGTCCCCCAGCTCCTCGCCGAGATCGACGGCGTCGAGGGCCTGGAGAACGTGATCGTCATCGGCGCCTCCAACCGCGAGGACATGATCGACCCCGCGATCCTGCGCCCCGGCCGCCTCGATGTGAAGATCAAGATCGAGCGCCCAGACGCCGAGGCCGCGAAGGACATCTTCGCGAAGTACCTCACCGCGACCCTGCCGCTGCACGGGGACGACCTCGCGGAGCACAATGGCTCCAAGGAAGCCGCCGCCCATGCCATGATCCAGTCGGTCGTGGAGCAGATGTACGCGGAAACCGAGGAGAACCGCTTCCTGGAGGTCACCTACGCGAATGGGGACAAGGAAGTCCTCTACTTCAAGGACTTCAACTCCGGAGCGATGATCCAGAACATTGTGGACCGGGCGAAGAAAATGGCCATCAAGGCATTTCTCGACCACCACCAGAAAGGCATCCGCGTCTCCCATCTCCTCCAGGCATGCGTGGACGAGTTCAAGGAGAACGAGGACCTGCCGAACACCACCAATCCCGACGACTGGGCCCGGATCTCCGGAAAGAAGGGCGAGCGGATCGTCTTCATCCGTACCCTGGTCACCGGAAAACAAGGCGCGGACACCGGTCGGTCCATCGACACGGTCGCGAACACCGGCCAGTACCTGTAA
- the dop gene encoding depupylase/deamidase Dop, with protein sequence MTVRRVMGIETEYGISVPGHPNANAMLTSSQIVNAYAAAMHRARRARWDFEEENPLRDARGFDLARESADSSQLTDEDIGLANVILTNGARLYVDHAHPEYSSPEITNPRDAVLWDKAGERIMAEAAERAAQLPGAQPIHLYKNNTDNKGASYGTHENYLMKRETPFSDIVRHLTPFFVSRQVVTGAGRVGIGQDGHEHGFQISQRADYFEVEVGLETTLKRPIINTRDEPHADAEKYRRLHVIIGDANLSEISTYLKLGTTSLVLSMIEDGFIAVDLAVDQPVRTLHQISHDPGLQYLVTLRSGRTLTAVQLQMEYYELARKYVEERFGADADDQTKDVLARWEDTLNRLENDPMSLSGELDWIAKKELMEGYRRRDGLGWDAARLHLVDLQYADVRPEKGLYNRLVARGRMKRLLDEEAVTEARTRPPEDTRAYFRGRCLEQYADDVAAASWDSVIFDLPGRDSLQRVPTLEPLRGTRSHVKDLLDRCRTAEDLVRVLSGG encoded by the coding sequence ATGACCGTACGGCGCGTAATGGGAATCGAGACGGAGTACGGCATCTCCGTCCCCGGGCACCCCAACGCCAATGCCATGCTCACCTCGTCCCAGATCGTCAACGCCTACGCGGCGGCGATGCACCGGGCGCGGCGGGCGCGGTGGGACTTCGAGGAGGAGAACCCGCTGCGGGACGCCCGGGGCTTCGACCTCGCCCGGGAGTCGGCCGACTCCAGCCAGCTCACCGACGAGGACATCGGCCTCGCCAATGTGATCCTCACCAACGGGGCCAGGCTCTATGTCGACCACGCCCACCCCGAGTACAGCTCCCCGGAGATCACCAACCCCCGGGACGCCGTCCTCTGGGACAAGGCGGGCGAACGGATCATGGCCGAGGCCGCCGAGCGCGCGGCCCAGCTCCCCGGGGCCCAGCCCATCCACCTCTACAAGAACAACACCGACAACAAGGGCGCCTCCTACGGCACGCACGAGAACTACCTGATGAAGCGGGAGACCCCGTTCTCGGACATCGTGCGCCATCTGACCCCGTTCTTCGTCTCCCGCCAGGTCGTCACCGGCGCCGGCCGGGTCGGCATCGGCCAGGACGGCCACGAGCACGGCTTCCAGATCAGCCAGCGGGCCGACTACTTCGAGGTCGAGGTGGGTCTGGAGACCACCCTCAAACGCCCGATCATCAACACCCGCGACGAGCCGCACGCCGACGCCGAGAAGTACCGGCGCCTCCATGTGATCATCGGGGACGCCAATCTCTCGGAGATCTCGACCTATCTGAAGCTGGGCACCACCTCACTGGTGCTCTCCATGATCGAGGACGGCTTCATCGCCGTGGACCTCGCCGTCGACCAGCCCGTCCGCACCCTCCACCAGATCTCCCACGACCCCGGCCTCCAGTACCTGGTCACGCTGCGCAGCGGCCGGACACTCACCGCCGTCCAGCTCCAGATGGAGTACTACGAGCTGGCGCGGAAGTATGTCGAGGAGCGGTTCGGCGCGGACGCCGACGACCAGACCAAGGATGTGCTCGCCCGCTGGGAGGACACGCTCAACCGGCTGGAGAACGACCCCATGAGCCTCTCCGGCGAGCTGGACTGGATCGCCAAGAAGGAGCTGATGGAGGGGTACCGCCGCCGCGACGGCCTCGGCTGGGACGCCGCCCGGCTGCACCTCGTCGACCTCCAGTACGCGGATGTACGCCCCGAGAAGGGCCTCTACAACCGGCTGGTGGCCCGGGGCCGGATGAAGCGGCTGCTGGACGAGGAGGCCGTCACCGAGGCCCGTACCCGGCCTCCCGAGGACACCCGCGCCTACTTCCGGGGGCGCTGTCTGGAGCAGTACGCCGACGACGTGGCCGCCGCCTCCTGGGACTCGGTGATCTTCGATCTGCCGGGCCGTGACTCCCTGCAACGGGTCCCCACCCTGGAGCCGCTGCGCGGCACGCGCAGCCATGTCAAGGACCTGCTGGACCGGTGCCGGACCGCGGAAGATCTGGTCCGGGTGCTTTCGGGCGGCTAA
- a CDS encoding ubiquitin-like protein Pup, which translates to MATKDTGGGQQKATRSTEEVEEQAQDAQVSEDLKERQEKLSDDVESVLDEIDDVLEENAEDFVRSFVQKGGE; encoded by the coding sequence ATGGCGACCAAGGACACCGGCGGCGGACAGCAGAAGGCCACGCGTTCCACGGAGGAGGTCGAGGAGCAGGCGCAGGATGCGCAGGTTTCGGAAGACCTCAAGGAACGCCAGGAGAAATTGTCCGACGACGTCGAATCGGTGCTGGATGAAATCGACGATGTCCTGGAGGAAAATGCTGAGGACTTCGTGCGGTCATTTGTGCAAAAGGGTGGAGAATAA
- the prcB gene encoding proteasome subunit beta, which yields MEANTRGTGRLPAAFLTPGSSSFMDFLGDHAPELLPGRRALPPVQGAFEAPHGTTIVAATYPGGVVLAGDRRATMGNMIAQRDMEKVFPADEYSAVGIAGTAGLAVEMVKLFQLELEHFEKVEGTQLSLEGKANRLSAMIRGNLGMAMQGLAVVPLFAGYDVDREKGRIFSYDVTGGRSEEQGFAATGSGSVFARGSLKKLYRPDLTEEQATTLVVQALYDAADDDSATGGPDVARRIYPLVTVIDGEGARRLSEEESSAVARAVVERRLDQPDGPRAALL from the coding sequence GTGGAAGCCAATACTCGTGGCACCGGGCGTCTACCAGCTGCCTTCCTGACGCCTGGCTCCTCCTCCTTCATGGATTTCCTGGGGGACCACGCCCCGGAGCTGCTGCCCGGACGGCGAGCGCTCCCCCCGGTGCAGGGCGCTTTCGAGGCGCCGCACGGGACCACGATCGTCGCGGCCACGTACCCCGGGGGCGTGGTCCTCGCCGGTGACCGGCGGGCGACGATGGGGAACATGATCGCCCAGCGGGACATGGAGAAGGTCTTCCCGGCCGACGAGTACTCGGCCGTGGGCATCGCGGGCACCGCCGGTCTCGCGGTGGAGATGGTGAAGCTCTTCCAGCTGGAGCTGGAGCACTTCGAGAAGGTGGAGGGCACCCAGCTCTCCCTGGAGGGCAAGGCCAACCGGCTGTCGGCCATGATCCGGGGCAATCTCGGGATGGCGATGCAGGGCCTCGCCGTGGTCCCGCTCTTCGCGGGGTACGACGTGGACCGTGAGAAGGGCCGGATCTTCTCGTACGACGTGACCGGCGGGCGCTCCGAGGAGCAGGGCTTCGCGGCCACCGGCTCGGGTTCGGTCTTCGCCCGGGGCTCGCTGAAGAAGCTCTACCGCCCCGATCTGACGGAGGAGCAGGCCACCACACTGGTGGTGCAGGCGCTCTACGACGCGGCGGACGACGACTCGGCGACGGGCGGTCCGGACGTGGCCCGGCGGATCTATCCGCTCGTCACGGTGATCGACGGCGAGGGTGCGCGCAGGCTCTCGGAGGAGGAGTCCTCCGCGGTGGCGCGCGCGGTCGTGGAGCGCCGCCTCGACCAGCCCGACGGGCCGCGTGCCGCGTTGCTCTGA
- the prcA gene encoding proteasome subunit alpha, which produces MTTPFYVSPAQAMQDRAEYARKGIARGRSLVVLQYADGIVFVGENPSRALHKFSEIYDRIGFAAAGKYNEYENLRIGGVRYADLRGYTYDRDDVTARGLANVYAQTLGTIFSSAAEKPYEVELVVAEVGATPEGDQIYRLPHDGSIVDEHGSVAVGGNAEQISAFLDQRHRDGMSLAEALKLAVQALSNQANGADREIPADRLEVAVLDRTRPQQRKFKRITGRQLTRLLAGEGAGEEEADPSADAAPDASADAPAEGAPDAPEGGGSGA; this is translated from the coding sequence GTGACGACGCCGTTCTATGTTTCGCCCGCACAGGCCATGCAGGACCGGGCGGAATACGCTCGGAAGGGCATCGCCCGTGGCCGCAGCCTGGTGGTGCTGCAGTACGCCGACGGCATTGTCTTTGTCGGTGAGAACCCGTCCCGGGCGCTGCACAAGTTCAGCGAGATCTATGACCGGATCGGTTTCGCGGCTGCCGGGAAGTACAACGAGTACGAGAATCTGCGGATCGGCGGGGTGCGCTACGCGGATCTGCGCGGATACACCTACGACCGCGACGATGTGACCGCCCGCGGTCTGGCGAACGTCTACGCGCAGACCCTGGGCACGATCTTCTCCAGCGCGGCGGAGAAGCCGTACGAGGTGGAGCTGGTGGTCGCGGAGGTCGGCGCGACTCCGGAGGGTGACCAGATCTATCGGCTGCCGCACGACGGATCGATCGTGGACGAGCACGGCTCGGTGGCGGTGGGCGGGAACGCGGAGCAGATCAGCGCGTTCCTGGACCAGCGGCACCGGGACGGGATGTCGCTCGCCGAGGCGCTGAAGCTGGCCGTACAGGCGCTGTCGAACCAGGCGAACGGCGCGGATCGCGAGATCCCGGCCGACCGGCTGGAGGTGGCGGTGCTGGACCGGACGCGTCCGCAGCAGCGCAAGTTCAAGCGGATCACCGGCCGGCAGTTGACGCGGCTGCTGGCGGGCGAGGGCGCGGGCGAGGAGGAGGCGGACCCGTCGGCGGATGCCGCGCCGGACGCCTCGGCGGATGCCCCGGCGGAGGGTGCGCCGGACGCGCCGGAGGGCGGCGGGAGCGGGGCGTAA
- a CDS encoding LacI family DNA-binding transcriptional regulator: MTHGARRLGDGRERAPAPGDGTGTGTGGPAHAPGDGARAARPTSRDVARAAGVSQATVSLVLGDKWRGRVSERTADTVRDAARALGYRPNLAARQLRLGRTRTALLVIPALTNEFFARVYTGAAGVADRHGFGVVVYPSPDVVGPAKDPFPSARTALDGVIASSMAASVLSALHDSGLPLVMLDSDPADPGAAAHVNLDIADGVRQVAGHLLGLGHREILHLASDIDSWTFHTRARALAAALGAVPGTTLRTVRSPFTVAAARRAAEHALTVPGSRPTAVVCDGDTQAAGVCKAARRLGLRVPEDISVTGFDDLALATAVEPELTTVRLPAEEVGERGMRALLDLLDRRPPTGGDLPVGLVVRGSSGPAPRR, encoded by the coding sequence ATGACACACGGGGCCCGACGGCTCGGCGACGGGCGGGAGCGCGCGCCCGCCCCCGGCGACGGCACCGGCACCGGCACCGGCGGCCCGGCGCACGCGCCCGGGGACGGGGCCCGGGCCGCCCGGCCCACCAGCCGCGACGTCGCCCGCGCCGCGGGGGTCTCCCAGGCCACCGTCTCCCTGGTCCTCGGCGACAAGTGGCGCGGCCGGGTCTCCGAGCGCACCGCGGACACCGTCCGCGACGCCGCCCGCGCCCTCGGCTACCGGCCCAATCTCGCCGCGCGCCAGCTCCGCCTCGGCCGCACCCGGACCGCGCTGCTGGTGATCCCGGCGCTCACCAACGAGTTCTTCGCCCGTGTCTACACCGGGGCCGCCGGGGTCGCCGACCGCCATGGCTTCGGCGTCGTCGTCTACCCCTCCCCCGATGTCGTCGGCCCGGCGAAGGACCCGTTCCCCTCCGCCCGTACCGCCCTCGACGGGGTGATCGCCTCCTCCATGGCCGCCTCGGTGCTCAGCGCGCTCCACGACAGCGGTCTGCCGCTGGTGATGCTGGACAGCGACCCCGCCGACCCGGGCGCCGCCGCCCACGTCAACCTGGACATCGCCGACGGCGTCCGCCAGGTCGCGGGCCATCTCCTCGGCCTCGGCCACCGCGAGATCCTGCACCTCGCCTCGGACATCGACTCGTGGACGTTCCACACCCGCGCCCGCGCGCTCGCCGCCGCGCTCGGCGCCGTCCCCGGGACCACGCTGCGGACGGTCCGGTCGCCCTTCACCGTGGCCGCCGCCCGCCGGGCGGCCGAGCACGCCCTCACGGTCCCCGGGTCCCGGCCCACCGCCGTCGTCTGCGACGGCGACACCCAGGCCGCCGGGGTCTGCAAGGCCGCCCGCAGGCTCGGGCTGCGCGTCCCGGAGGACATCTCCGTCACCGGCTTCGACGATCTCGCCCTCGCCACCGCCGTCGAACCGGAACTCACCACGGTCCGGCTGCCCGCCGAGGAGGTCGGCGAACGCGGGATGCGGGCCCTGCTCGACCTCCTCGACCGCCGCCCGCCCACCGGCGGCGACCTCCCGGTCGGCCTCGTCGTGCGGGGCTCCAGCGGCCCCGCGCCCCGGCGCTGA
- a CDS encoding MFS transporter, with translation MGAGAVGTTEDTGGGPAAGEGGDGGAVGYGAVLRAPYAARLLTGTLVGRLPHVTGPVALVLFTRSEGGGYGLAGGLAAAYGIATAVGQPLLGRAVDLYGQLRVQLPAVVLSALGMVALAVAGMDSLPLAYAAVVVAGLFTPPLEGGLRALWPSVLVRQDRVHRAYALDAVAQEVMFTVGPLLVTLFVSWWSAGAALLVINAIGVAGVLAVVTSRPSLVWRSAPREAHWLGALRSGGLLALLGSFFFVGTALGAITVAGVAYADDHGREAVYGGLLAALSFGALVGGVAYGARSWAGAPERRLRVLVALLAVGYLPLTLTPGVAPMMVLAAVSGLFLAPALACAFVVVDRHAPKGTVTEAFSWLVTAFGVGAAAGTAVAGPVVERAATAWGFAVAGGGGVAALLVLLATARVLTVPAASRGAAAPSGGVPGH, from the coding sequence ATGGGTGCGGGCGCCGTCGGGACCACCGAGGACACCGGAGGCGGCCCCGCCGCCGGGGAGGGCGGCGACGGCGGGGCCGTCGGCTACGGCGCCGTCCTGCGGGCCCCGTACGCCGCCCGGCTGCTCACCGGCACGCTCGTGGGGCGGCTGCCGCATGTGACGGGCCCGGTGGCCCTCGTCCTGTTCACCCGCTCCGAGGGCGGTGGCTACGGCCTCGCCGGCGGTCTGGCGGCGGCGTACGGGATCGCCACGGCCGTGGGCCAGCCGCTGCTGGGGCGCGCGGTGGACCTGTACGGACAGTTGCGGGTGCAGTTGCCCGCCGTGGTGCTGTCGGCGCTGGGGATGGTGGCGCTGGCGGTCGCGGGCATGGACTCGCTGCCGCTGGCGTACGCGGCCGTGGTGGTCGCCGGGCTGTTCACGCCGCCGCTGGAGGGCGGGCTGCGGGCGCTGTGGCCGAGCGTGCTGGTGCGCCAGGACCGGGTGCACCGGGCCTACGCGCTGGACGCCGTGGCGCAGGAGGTCATGTTCACCGTCGGACCCCTGCTCGTCACCCTCTTCGTCTCCTGGTGGTCGGCGGGCGCCGCGCTGCTGGTGATCAACGCGATCGGGGTGGCGGGCGTGCTGGCGGTGGTGACCTCGCGGCCGTCGCTCGTGTGGCGCTCGGCGCCCCGGGAGGCGCACTGGCTGGGGGCGCTCCGCTCGGGCGGGCTGCTGGCGCTGCTGGGCTCGTTCTTCTTCGTCGGGACGGCGCTGGGGGCGATCACCGTGGCCGGGGTGGCCTACGCGGACGACCACGGGCGGGAGGCCGTGTACGGCGGGCTGCTGGCGGCGCTGAGCTTCGGCGCGCTGGTGGGCGGTGTGGCCTATGGGGCGCGTTCCTGGGCGGGCGCCCCGGAGCGGCGGCTGCGGGTGCTGGTGGCGCTGCTCGCGGTGGGCTATCTGCCGCTGACGCTGACGCCGGGCGTGGCGCCCATGATGGTGCTGGCGGCGGTCTCCGGCCTGTTTCTGGCACCGGCGCTGGCCTGCGCGTTCGTGGTCGTGGACCGGCACGCCCCCAAGGGGACGGTGACGGAGGCGTTCTCCTGGCTGGTGACGGCCTTCGGCGTGGGCGCCGCCGCGGGCACGGCGGTCGCGGGCCCGGTCGTGGAACGCGCCGCGACGGCGTGGGGCTTCGCCGTGGCGGGCGGCGGCGGCGTGGCCGCGCTGCTGGTGCTTCTGGCGACGGCGCGGGTGCTCACCGTTCCGGCGGCTTCCCGGGGTGCCGCCGCCCCGTCGGGGGGCGTCCCGGGGCACTGA
- the pafA gene encoding Pup--protein ligase, with amino-acid sequence MDRRIFGLENEYGVTCTFRGQRRLSPDEVARYLFRRVVSWGRSSNVFLRNGARLYLDVGSHPEYATPECDNVTELVTHDKAGERILEGLLVDAERRLHEEGIAGDVYLFKNNTDSAGNSYGCHENYLVARHGEFSRLADILIPFLVTRQLLCGAGKVLQTPRGAVYCVSQRAEHIWEGVSSATTRSRPIINTRDEPHADAERYRRLHVIVGDSNMSETTMLLKVGATDLVLRMIEAGTVMRDLTLENPIRAIREVSHDITGQRKVRLASGREASALEVQREYYDKAVDFVERRGIRTGTVEQVLELWGRTLDAIETQDLDRIATEIDWVIKYQLIERYRAKHNMTMSHPRVAQIDLAYHDIHRRRGLYYLLERKGQAARICNDLKIFEGKSVPPQTTRARLRGDFIRRAQEQRRDFTVDWVHLKLNDQAQRTVLCKDPFRSVDDRVEKLIAGM; translated from the coding sequence ATGGACCGCCGCATTTTCGGGCTGGAGAACGAGTACGGCGTCACGTGCACCTTCAGGGGACAGCGCCGGCTGTCCCCTGATGAAGTGGCGCGGTACCTCTTCCGCCGAGTCGTGTCATGGGGCCGCAGCAGCAATGTGTTCCTGAGGAACGGTGCCCGTCTGTATCTCGATGTGGGTTCGCACCCGGAATACGCAACACCGGAATGCGACAATGTGACCGAGTTGGTCACGCATGACAAGGCGGGCGAGCGGATTCTTGAGGGTCTGCTGGTCGACGCCGAGCGCAGGCTGCACGAGGAGGGGATCGCGGGAGACGTCTATCTCTTCAAGAACAACACCGACTCGGCGGGGAACTCCTACGGGTGCCACGAGAACTATCTGGTGGCCCGGCACGGTGAGTTCTCCCGGCTCGCGGACATTCTCATTCCCTTCCTCGTGACCCGGCAGCTGCTGTGCGGGGCGGGGAAGGTGCTCCAGACGCCGAGGGGCGCGGTGTACTGCGTCAGCCAGCGGGCGGAGCACATCTGGGAGGGTGTCAGCTCGGCGACGACGCGTTCGCGCCCGATCATCAACACCCGGGACGAGCCGCACGCGGACGCGGAGCGCTACCGGCGGCTCCATGTCATCGTGGGCGATTCGAACATGTCCGAGACGACCATGCTGCTGAAGGTCGGGGCGACCGATCTGGTGCTGCGCATGATCGAGGCGGGCACGGTGATGCGGGACCTCACGCTGGAGAATCCGATCCGCGCGATCCGCGAGGTCAGCCATGACATCACGGGGCAGCGCAAGGTGCGGCTGGCGAGCGGCCGGGAGGCGTCCGCGCTGGAGGTGCAGCGCGAGTACTACGACAAGGCCGTGGATTTCGTGGAGCGCAGGGGCATCCGCACCGGCACCGTGGAACAGGTGCTGGAGCTGTGGGGCCGTACGCTCGACGCGATCGAGACCCAGGATCTGGACCGGATCGCGACGGAGATCGACTGGGTCATCAAGTACCAGCTCATCGAGCGCTATCGGGCGAAGCACAACATGACGATGTCGCACCCCCGGGTGGCGCAGATAGATCTCGCGTATCACGACATCCACCGTCGACGGGGGCTGTACTACCTGCTGGAGCGGAAGGGCCAGGCGGCGCGGATCTGCAACGATCTGAAGATCTTCGAGGGCAAGTCGGTGCCCCCGCAGACCACCCGGGCCCGGCTGCGCGGCGATTTCATCCGCCGGGCGCAGGAGCAGCGCCGTGACTTCACCGTCGACTGGGTGCATCTGAAGCTCAACGACCAGGCGCAGCGGACGGTGTTGTGCAAGGACCCGTTCCGTTCGGTGGACGACCGGGTGGAGAAGCTGATCGCCGGAATGTGA
- a CDS encoding FKBP-type peptidyl-prolyl cis-trans isomerase codes for MRRIAGLLLVPALLLSTAACGSEENKGSDSNPSTSGAVAQGGLPAITAGAKFGEKPTLAKGVGAPPKELKIEVISEGKGAVLKKGDLAKVNYLGQVWDGTEPFDNSFDRKQPFEVSVGGQGVIEGWQKALDGQKVGSRLEVSIPPALAYKDKEQPGIKANSTLVFVMDIVEAKSIPLSAKGTEVPQTDSALPVVGTNTDGQAPSVKIPSSTPPKELVAEYVLEGSGPELTETDSVLVRYQGYVWKGAEQFDSTYRTQTTPTWPLAQVTVPGLKQGLVGKKVGSRVLLVLPPDQGFGDKQQNNIPKDSTLVFVVDLLDKG; via the coding sequence GTGCGCCGAATCGCCGGTCTGCTGCTCGTCCCCGCGTTGCTGTTGTCGACCGCGGCGTGCGGCAGCGAGGAGAACAAGGGCTCCGACTCCAACCCGTCCACGAGCGGCGCGGTGGCGCAGGGCGGTCTGCCCGCGATCACCGCGGGTGCGAAGTTCGGGGAGAAGCCGACGCTGGCGAAGGGCGTGGGGGCGCCCCCGAAGGAGCTGAAGATCGAGGTCATCTCCGAGGGCAAGGGCGCCGTCCTCAAGAAGGGCGACCTGGCCAAGGTGAACTACCTCGGCCAGGTCTGGGACGGCACGGAGCCGTTCGACAACAGCTTTGACCGGAAGCAGCCGTTCGAGGTGTCGGTCGGTGGCCAGGGGGTCATCGAGGGCTGGCAGAAGGCGCTGGACGGACAGAAGGTCGGCAGCAGGCTGGAGGTGTCGATCCCGCCGGCCCTGGCCTACAAGGACAAGGAGCAGCCCGGGATCAAGGCCAACTCCACGCTGGTGTTCGTGATGGACATCGTGGAGGCCAAGTCGATCCCGCTCTCCGCCAAGGGCACCGAGGTGCCGCAGACCGACAGCGCGCTCCCGGTGGTCGGGACGAACACCGACGGCCAGGCCCCTTCGGTGAAGATCCCGTCGTCGACGCCGCCGAAGGAGCTGGTGGCGGAGTACGTCCTGGAGGGCTCGGGCCCCGAGCTGACCGAGACCGACAGTGTGCTCGTGCGCTACCAGGGCTATGTCTGGAAGGGCGCCGAGCAGTTCGACAGCACCTACCGTACGCAGACCACGCCGACCTGGCCGCTGGCGCAGGTGACGGTGCCGGGGCTGAAGCAGGGGCTCGTGGGCAAGAAGGTCGGCAGCCGGGTGCTGCTGGTGCTGCCGCCGGACCAGGGCTTCGGCGACAAGCAGCAGAACAACATCCCGAAGGACTCGACGCTGGTGTTCGTGGTGGATCTGCTGGACAAGGGCTGA
- a CDS encoding FKBP-type peptidyl-prolyl cis-trans isomerase: MSIEKPEIDFPGGEAPTELKIRDIWEGDGAEAQPGQTVSVHYVGVAFSTGEEFDASWNRGQAFRFPLGGGRVIAGWDQGVVGMKVGGRRELTIPPHLGYGDRGAGSAIKPGETLIFVVDLLAV, translated from the coding sequence GTGAGCATCGAGAAGCCCGAGATCGACTTCCCCGGTGGCGAGGCGCCGACCGAGCTGAAGATCAGGGACATCTGGGAGGGCGACGGCGCGGAGGCCCAGCCGGGCCAGACGGTCTCGGTCCACTATGTCGGCGTGGCTTTCTCCACCGGTGAGGAGTTCGACGCCTCCTGGAACCGCGGCCAGGCGTTCCGCTTCCCGCTGGGCGGCGGCCGGGTCATCGCGGGCTGGGACCAGGGTGTCGTGGGCATGAAGGTCGGCGGCCGTCGCGAGCTGACCATCCCGCCGCACCTGGGCTACGGCGACCGCGGCGCGGGCAGCGCCATCAAGCCGGGCGAGACGCTGATCTTCGTGGTCGACCTGCTCGCCGTCTGA